One genomic window of Saprospiraceae bacterium includes the following:
- a CDS encoding SRPBCC domain-containing protein encodes MITVTTLVNTSPQKVWKYWTHPFHITKWNAASDDWHCPHAENDLRPGGHFTSRMEAKDGSMGFDFTGVYDAVEENQLIEYTMADGRKARVEFIDENGQTRIVESFDPESENSHELQQQGWQAILDNFSKYAAGLTLKKIQFEYFINTTPERVYQLMLAPDTYQKWTAAFNPGSHYRGSWDEGTAIHFVGTDEQGNEGGMVSRIQKNIPASCVCIEHLGILQDGKEVLDGPEIEIWKGVMECYYFLPSGTGTNLKVEMDTIQSFDAYFLETWPKALEILKGICEEG; translated from the coding sequence ATGATCACTGTAACTACCTTGGTAAACACCAGCCCACAAAAAGTTTGGAAATACTGGACCCATCCCTTTCACATTACAAAATGGAATGCTGCCTCCGATGATTGGCATTGCCCCCACGCAGAAAATGATTTAAGGCCGGGCGGTCATTTTACATCGCGGATGGAAGCCAAAGACGGGAGTATGGGATTCGATTTTACCGGAGTATATGATGCCGTCGAAGAAAATCAGCTTATCGAATATACGATGGCGGATGGTCGCAAGGCCCGGGTGGAATTTATCGATGAAAATGGACAAACGAGGATCGTGGAGTCCTTTGATCCGGAAAGCGAGAATTCTCATGAATTGCAGCAACAGGGCTGGCAAGCTATTTTGGATAATTTTTCAAAATATGCAGCGGGATTAACGCTGAAAAAAATTCAATTTGAATATTTCATCAATACAACTCCGGAAAGAGTATATCAGCTCATGTTGGCGCCCGATACCTACCAAAAATGGACGGCTGCTTTTAATCCCGGATCTCATTATAGGGGTAGTTGGGATGAGGGAACTGCCATTCACTTTGTCGGCACGGATGAGCAAGGTAATGAAGGCGGCATGGTGAGCAGAATCCAAAAAAACATTCCTGCTTCTTGTGTATGCATTGAGCATCTTGGAATTTTACAAGATGGTAAAGAAGTCCTGGACGGTCCCGAAATTGAAATTTGGAAGGGTGTTATGGAGTGTTATTATTTTTTACCAAGTGGAACGGGTACCAACTTAAAAGTTGAAATGGATACGATTCAAAGTTTTGATGCGTATTTTTTAGAAACCTGGCCCAAGGCATTGGAAATATTGAAGGGGATTTGTGAGGAGGGGTGA
- a CDS encoding helix-turn-helix transcriptional regulator, producing the protein MLSKYQKYLLGIALLLSSIAISIRSSNGKINLVLHKYPALIFLMVVISSFLVAIYFQINKRKISSLSNQIKEQSKIKSEEIDALINGLTERQREVYNLIISGKTNKEIMTELFIEQSTLKSHINQIYKKIEIKSRNELKSKLKS; encoded by the coding sequence ATGTTATCAAAATATCAAAAGTATCTTTTAGGAATAGCTCTTTTATTATCGTCTATAGCAATTTCAATTAGGTCAAGTAATGGAAAAATAAACTTGGTATTACACAAATACCCAGCTCTAATCTTTTTGATGGTAGTAATTAGCTCTTTCTTAGTTGCCATCTATTTTCAAATCAATAAAAGGAAAATTTCTAGCCTTTCAAATCAAATTAAGGAGCAGTCCAAAATTAAAAGTGAAGAAATTGATGCGCTCATAAATGGATTGACGGAGAGACAAAGGGAAGTGTATAACCTGATTATTTCGGGCAAGACAAATAAAGAAATCATGACCGAGCTATTTATCGAGCAAAGCACGCTGAAATCACACATTAATCAGATATATAAAAAAATAGAAATCAAAAGCAGGAATGAGTTGAAGTCAAAATTAAAATCTTGA
- a CDS encoding DUF1801 domain-containing protein, whose amino-acid sequence MNIQSQIKEYIASQAEPKREDVESLHKRILNVMPKCKLWFLDGKDDKGKVVSNPNIGYGIQTIKYADGKTKEFYQIGISANTTGISVYIMGIQDKKYLPQTYAKTIGKASVTAYCIKFKTLNDINIDILEAAIRDGVRQTS is encoded by the coding sequence ATGAATATTCAATCACAAATCAAAGAATATATTGCTAGCCAAGCCGAACCAAAACGTGAAGACGTTGAATCCTTGCACAAACGCATATTAAATGTAATGCCCAAATGTAAATTGTGGTTCTTAGACGGCAAAGACGATAAAGGCAAAGTTGTTTCCAATCCTAATATTGGTTACGGAATTCAAACCATAAAATATGCTGACGGCAAGACCAAAGAGTTTTATCAAATTGGTATCAGTGCAAACACGACAGGAATATCTGTTTATATTATGGGAATTCAAGACAAAAAGTATTTACCACAAACCTATGCAAAAACAATAGGTAAGGCAAGTGTAACCGCTTATTGTATTAAGTTCAAAACACTTAATGACATAAATATTGACATACTTGAAGCTGCCATTCGAGACGGTGTTAGGCAGACCTCTTAA
- a CDS encoding cupin domain-containing protein: MKSITLKSTGETITFVKTGKDTEGAFTEIICIIPAGQEGPPPHIHPLQDEIFEVIEGKLELSANGKKIVLEEGQSFNVIANTAHSFSNPLDRETKLRATYKPALDIDYMLVQGFDSLNSQSNPNKPGFQMIVDFDFILKQIHGQYKFAGAPGIIFTIFAAIAGLFIKPKVKSLKDHKASF; this comes from the coding sequence ATGAAATCTATAACTCTAAAATCAACAGGTGAAACAATCACCTTTGTAAAGACAGGTAAAGACACTGAAGGTGCATTTACAGAAATTATCTGCATCATTCCGGCTGGACAAGAAGGTCCACCGCCTCATATCCATCCATTGCAAGATGAAATTTTTGAAGTTATTGAAGGCAAACTTGAACTTTCGGCTAATGGCAAGAAAATTGTTCTTGAAGAAGGACAAAGTTTTAATGTTATAGCAAACACGGCACACAGCTTTTCAAATCCGCTTGACAGAGAGACAAAGCTTAGAGCCACATATAAACCTGCACTTGACATTGACTATATGTTGGTACAGGGTTTTGACTCATTAAACAGTCAATCTAATCCCAATAAGCCGGGTTTTCAGATGATAGTTGATTTCGACTTTATACTCAAACAAATTCACGGACAATACAAGTTTGCTGGTGCGCCCGGTATTATATTCACGATTTTTGCAGCTATCGCAGGATTATTTATCAAACCTAAAGTGAAATCGCTTAAAGACCACAAAGCTTCGTTCTAA
- a CDS encoding type II toxin-antitoxin system HicB family antitoxin, with protein MYTYKIHLHKEEEGGYTVIVPALPGCITYGENVDEAVAMAREAITLYIEELKDRGELIPDDSNTLEYSLN; from the coding sequence ATGTACACCTATAAAATTCATTTACACAAAGAAGAAGAAGGAGGTTATACTGTAATTGTTCCCGCCCTTCCTGGTTGTATTACCTATGGCGAAAATGTGGATGAGGCCGTTGCGATGGCCAGAGAAGCCATTACTTTGTATATAGAGGAATTAAAAGACAGGGGAGAATTGATTCCGGATGATAGCAATACATTAGAATATTCATTGAATTAG
- a CDS encoding type II toxin-antitoxin system RelE/ParE family toxin: MEIRFAKADTFDLNNILEYLTNEWGEKAAIKFQSKLEHLINLISSNPYLGVLENSRNRINSILLIKNIRVYYRIHDEKLIILSLFDVRRNPNIRPT, from the coding sequence ATGGAAATACGCTTTGCAAAAGCCGATACGTTTGATTTAAATAACATTCTAGAGTATCTGACAAATGAATGGGGAGAAAAGGCAGCCATAAAATTCCAGTCCAAACTTGAACACCTAATAAATTTAATAAGTTCTAATCCTTATCTAGGAGTTCTAGAGAATTCTCGGAATAGGATTAATAGCATTTTATTGATTAAAAATATAAGAGTATATTATAGGATCCACGATGAAAAACTTATTATTCTTTCATTATTTGATGTAAGACGGAATCCAAATATAAGACCAACATGA
- a CDS encoding PD40 domain-containing protein has protein sequence MKQFIIMLRHLTTTAIILIAISFHLSCVTSSKTSRTNMNDSLPSGTISFLTTRDGNFEIYTMTADGNNIKNLTNNKALDFWSSWSPNGKFILFYSNRDGNNEIFRMDANGKNPINLSNHPSNDYLPTWSPDGKKIAFTSDRDHKSREIYTMNEDGSGIVRLSKNEFFEEVPTWSIDGTKILFTRQIKEPDDTSHAANGEIFIMDADGKNEKRLTFKKGFDSGAKFSPDGKRIAFYGPTEDKNFELFIMNSDGSNVINLTNDILEDYSPSWSPDGKWIAYSSGTSEQYDVWVINVETRVKIRLTNVPKRNETPVWRPH, from the coding sequence ATGAAACAATTTATAATTATGCTCCGACATTTAACAACAACTGCGATTATTTTAATTGCAATTAGTTTCCACCTATCTTGTGTGACTAGTTCTAAAACATCGAGAACAAACATGAATGACTCTTTACCTAGCGGTACCATCTCATTTTTAACAACAAGGGACGGCAATTTTGAAATTTACACAATGACCGCTGATGGAAATAATATTAAAAATCTGACAAATAACAAGGCATTGGACTTTTGGTCTTCCTGGTCACCAAACGGTAAGTTCATCTTATTTTATTCAAATCGTGACGGCAACAATGAAATTTTCAGAATGGATGCAAACGGTAAAAATCCGATAAATCTTTCAAACCATCCTTCGAATGATTATCTACCCACATGGTCACCAGATGGCAAAAAAATTGCATTTACTTCAGACAGAGACCATAAAAGCCGGGAAATTTATACGATGAATGAAGATGGCTCAGGTATTGTCAGATTATCTAAAAATGAATTTTTTGAAGAAGTACCGACCTGGTCAATAGATGGAACAAAGATCCTTTTTACACGCCAGATTAAAGAGCCGGACGACACATCGCATGCAGCTAATGGTGAAATATTTATAATGGATGCTGATGGAAAAAATGAAAAAAGATTAACTTTTAAGAAAGGTTTTGACTCCGGTGCAAAATTTTCTCCAGATGGAAAAAGAATCGCATTCTACGGACCAACAGAGGATAAAAATTTTGAACTGTTTATAATGAATTCCGATGGTAGCAATGTCATTAACCTTACAAATGACATTTTGGAAGATTATTCCCCTTCATGGTCTCCAGATGGAAAATGGATTGCCTATTCAAGCGGAACATCAGAACAATATGATGTTTGGGTGATAAATGTTGAAACAAGAGTAAAAATTCGCTTGACGAATGTACCAAAGAGAAATGAAACTCCAGTTTGGAGACCCCATTAA
- a CDS encoding alpha/beta hydrolase fold domain-containing protein has translation MKNKYFFLLAVFFVLNVKAFGQYCTSDTRYTEVEYFDSNEITTGANIQFGIAIDHFGNPDTLLMDLYYPNLGIDTSPKRPFIMLFHGGGFSSGDKQSGDIKDLCILMARRGFVCASVNYRLGYDFTEYGQYKARYRAIQDGHAAMRFVVNNANAVRIDTSWLFVGGQSAGSLLALGMVYADQFELDSISLLYNATATSVELGKLYTSGNNLTNTYSFKGIFNNWGGITESEVDFDEMLPTIAFHGELDTTVLIDADNSFLHYTLNGSRAIHYDLISNHVCSEITIDITGGHGIFRNASSVFRGARASCFFKSVFCNNCVDFYTTDSIPSNCTLPLNVDYNSFTPNIKIFPNPVENSFKIEGVKSALDISIYNAVGQLVYKEKTYDGEVQINLMPGLYFLTIRQLELHKSYTTKLIKN, from the coding sequence ATGAAAAATAAATATTTTTTCTTATTGGCAGTTTTCTTTGTTCTAAATGTAAAAGCTTTTGGACAATATTGCACTAGTGATACGAGATATACCGAAGTTGAATATTTCGATTCTAATGAAATTACTACTGGAGCCAATATTCAATTTGGCATTGCCATTGACCACTTTGGTAACCCCGACACATTACTTATGGACTTATATTATCCAAATCTGGGAATTGATACATCGCCAAAGCGCCCTTTTATTATGTTGTTTCACGGTGGTGGTTTTTCATCTGGTGACAAACAATCTGGGGACATAAAAGATTTATGTATTCTCATGGCAAGGAGAGGTTTCGTTTGTGCTTCTGTAAATTATCGACTTGGTTATGATTTTACCGAATACGGTCAGTATAAAGCGAGATACAGAGCAATACAAGATGGACATGCTGCAATGCGATTTGTAGTTAACAATGCAAATGCCGTTAGAATTGATACCAGTTGGTTATTTGTTGGTGGACAAAGTGCAGGTTCTTTGCTTGCTCTCGGTATGGTTTATGCAGACCAATTTGAACTTGACAGTATATCCTTGTTGTATAATGCAACTGCTACAAGTGTAGAATTAGGAAAACTTTATACATCAGGCAATAATTTGACTAATACTTATTCTTTCAAAGGAATTTTTAATAATTGGGGTGGAATTACCGAAAGCGAAGTAGATTTTGATGAAATGCTTCCAACAATTGCGTTCCATGGAGAACTTGACACAACAGTTTTAATTGATGCAGACAATTCCTTTTTGCATTATACTTTAAATGGTTCTAGGGCTATTCATTATGACTTAATATCAAATCATGTTTGTAGCGAAATAACAATAGATATAACTGGCGGACACGGTATTTTTAGAAACGCCAGTAGTGTATTCAGAGGTGCAAGAGCAAGTTGCTTTTTTAAAAGTGTTTTTTGTAATAATTGTGTTGACTTTTATACAACGGACTCTATTCCTTCAAATTGCACTTTACCACTAAATGTTGACTACAATAGTTTTACCCCTAATATTAAAATATTCCCAAATCCAGTTGAGAATTCATTCAAAATTGAAGGAGTTAAAAGTGCATTAGATATCTCAATTTACAATGCAGTCGGACAGCTGGTTTATAAAGAAAAAACATACGATGGAGAAGTTCAAATTAATTTAATGCCAGGACTGTATTTTCTTACCATTAGACAACTTGAATTACATAAATCATATACGACTAAACTGATCAAAAATTAA
- a CDS encoding NAD-dependent epimerase/dehydratase family protein encodes MEKILILGGTNFIGRNLIETLLPLDNFEITIFNRGKSNPDLYHEIRKIYGDRNTPEIDSIFTQNWDYIVDLSCYFPNSLSKITKQLNNSLKRYIFISTCSVYNNDLNKTILRDENSPTLNCSDDERTDSSLATYGKRKAECEKILQQSGLRYSILRPSLVYGQYDNTDRLYYWLYQIKSGHDVLIPNRGESLFSVTYVKDLVKAIIGTLIEEMESDIYNVTTYPKLSISKLISTIVGITGKQPKTYAADSGFLKSHNISEWTDLPLWLDCDYFTYDNTKANRGLNIEFTDFDVSIKETFDYYHNLEWKEPIYGISEIVKMQLINKLININNS; translated from the coding sequence ATGGAAAAAATATTGATTTTAGGAGGCACAAACTTTATTGGGCGTAACTTAATTGAAACATTATTACCACTTGATAATTTTGAAATTACAATCTTCAATCGAGGAAAGAGCAATCCTGATTTATATCATGAGATAAGAAAAATATATGGTGATAGAAATACGCCTGAGATAGATTCAATTTTTACTCAAAACTGGGATTATATTGTTGATTTGTCATGCTATTTCCCAAACTCCTTGAGTAAGATTACTAAGCAACTAAACAATTCTTTAAAACGATACATATTTATTTCAACATGCTCAGTTTATAATAACGACTTGAATAAAACCATATTACGTGATGAAAATTCGCCTACACTTAATTGCAGTGATGACGAAAGAACAGATTCTTCATTGGCAACATATGGAAAAAGAAAAGCAGAATGTGAAAAAATATTACAGCAAAGTGGTTTGCGATACAGTATTTTACGACCATCATTAGTCTATGGACAATATGATAATACAGATAGATTATATTATTGGCTTTATCAGATAAAAAGCGGACATGATGTACTGATTCCGAACAGAGGTGAAAGTCTGTTCTCAGTAACATATGTAAAAGACTTAGTAAAGGCAATAATCGGAACATTGATTGAAGAAATGGAATCTGATATATATAATGTTACAACGTATCCTAAACTTTCGATTTCAAAATTAATCTCAACTATTGTTGGAATTACAGGAAAACAACCTAAAACATATGCCGCAGATTCTGGATTTCTAAAAAGCCATAACATTTCTGAATGGACTGATTTGCCATTATGGTTAGATTGTGATTATTTTACCTATGACAACACCAAAGCGAATCGTGGATTAAACATTGAGTTTACAGACTTTGATGTTTCAATAAAAGAGACTTTTGACTACTACCACAATTTAGAGTGGAAAGAGCCTATTTATGGAATTTCTGAAATAGTTAAAATGCAATTAATAAATAAACTAATAAATATTAACAACAGCTAA
- a CDS encoding DUF2130 domain-containing protein gives MHEIICPNCKKAFKVDEAGFADILKQVRDHQFEEELQNRLNQAEIEKNTAVQLAEANLRNAIQEDLAKKDKEIIELRARNERELSVQLARKEAEIAEMKSKIDRAEIEKKLLVTEAVQKIEKERDELANHLKSKETEKQLLEKSLIEKFSSELQTKDHIIKLKEEEIAMRKDMKLKLSTKMMGETLEQHCETEFNKLRATGFQKAYFEKDNDAKSGSKGDYIFRETDDAGNEMISIMFEMKNEGDETSSKKKNEDFLKELDKDRNEKKCEYAVLVSLLEAENELYNAGIVDVSYKYPKMYVVRPQFFIPIITLLRNAAMNSQKYKAELALVKNQNIDITNFEESLHTFKEGFARNYELASRKFKTAIDEIDKTIDHLQKTKDALLSSENNLRLANNKAEDLSIKKLIRGNQTMTAKFEELSKHPEEE, from the coding sequence ATGCACGAAATCATTTGCCCGAATTGTAAAAAGGCCTTTAAAGTAGATGAGGCCGGATTTGCCGACATTCTCAAACAAGTCAGAGATCATCAATTTGAAGAAGAACTGCAAAATCGATTGAACCAGGCTGAAATAGAAAAAAATACCGCTGTTCAACTTGCTGAAGCTAATCTTAGAAACGCGATACAGGAAGACCTGGCAAAAAAAGATAAAGAAATTATCGAATTGCGAGCCAGAAATGAACGCGAACTTTCTGTTCAGCTGGCCAGGAAAGAAGCTGAAATAGCGGAAATGAAGTCAAAAATAGACAGAGCCGAAATAGAGAAAAAACTTTTAGTAACGGAAGCAGTTCAAAAAATCGAAAAAGAACGGGATGAGCTGGCCAATCATTTGAAAAGTAAGGAAACTGAAAAGCAGTTGCTCGAAAAATCATTAATCGAAAAATTTTCTTCCGAGCTGCAAACAAAAGATCATATCATCAAATTGAAGGAAGAAGAAATTGCAATGCGCAAAGACATGAAGCTCAAACTTTCCACAAAAATGATGGGAGAAACGCTTGAACAACATTGTGAAACAGAGTTCAATAAACTTCGCGCCACGGGTTTCCAAAAAGCATACTTCGAAAAAGACAATGATGCGAAGTCCGGTAGTAAAGGTGATTATATTTTTAGGGAAACTGATGATGCAGGAAATGAAATGATTTCCATCATGTTTGAAATGAAAAATGAAGGCGACGAAACATCAAGCAAAAAGAAGAATGAAGATTTTTTAAAAGAACTCGACAAAGACCGCAACGAAAAAAAATGTGAATACGCGGTACTTGTCTCCTTACTGGAAGCAGAAAACGAACTTTATAACGCCGGAATTGTGGACGTCTCATACAAGTATCCCAAAATGTACGTCGTGCGGCCCCAATTCTTCATACCTATCATAACGCTGCTGCGAAATGCAGCCATGAATTCACAGAAATACAAAGCTGAACTGGCTTTAGTAAAAAATCAAAATATTGATATTACCAATTTTGAGGAAAGCCTTCATACTTTTAAAGAAGGTTTTGCAAGAAATTATGAATTGGCAAGTCGCAAATTTAAAACCGCCATCGATGAAATTGATAAAACCATTGATCACCTTCAAAAAACAAAAGATGCTTTATTGTCATCCGAAAACAACCTGCGATTAGC